Genomic segment of Negativicoccus succinicivorans:
GTAACGTTGGCGTTCTTGCAGCCTTGTCCGTCCAGCGGATTAAATCGAATCCACGCGCCCGCTTCCGTGTTGTACGTTCCGATGGTGTCCGTGATGTCGTCCGGACTTCGGCGTAACGATTCAATCAGTTGTCCGGCCGTTCTGTCCCAAAATCCCATGCTCGGCAAATATCGGCCGTTTTTCGCATGGTAGCTTTCCGACACATAGCCGACATGTTCGTCCGCCTCAAATAGCGTTTCAAGATAGGTGATTAATTGTTGCGCCGGATCCCATGTGGAAGGCTCAACCAATTCCCGCCCTTCCAGCCATTCTGTTTGAATGATTTTGTAATCTTGCGTTATTTCGGCGTCCCACGCTAGCTCGTGTACGTCTTTAGCCGCCGGTTTCCAGCCGTGTTGTTTGGCAAGCATAAACACAGTCCCCGCCGTGACGGGTGTCGCGTTACCGTTAAATCCCGCCCACTTGCGGGTGCATTCTCCTTCATGGAAACGCGCCGTATCCGCCCGGCTCCAATCTTCCCAAATATGCACGGGGTAACCTTCCAGCTTCAACGCCATGCCGACATTCAGCCAGTCTTGATAATCAAGCGCGGCGGGGTCGATGCAATCAAGCGCCTTTAATATGTCGCGATTCATGACCGAATCCCCCTAATTCTTTCCCTCACTGTGGCGCTCATCTTCCATTTGTTTTGGGCAATGAAACCAATCGCCTTTGTTGCTTGGTCTTTTGTCCAGTCGCCGACGTCTTCCATGCCGTATCGCTCCAGCGTCCGGATCTGTAACGGCGTTGCCAGTCCGGCGTCCATACGCTTAAATAAGCGATTAAGAACAACGGAGGCCGCGCCTTTACATGAAATGCCCTCCGGATCAACGCCCAATTTTCGTAATGTTTGCGCCTGTTTTTCCGTAACCGGCTCGCGTTCCCATGCAAAGTCGGGTTCATAATCAAGCAGCATGCCGCCGCCGATAGAAAATTCAAATTGCATAACATTGACGGTCTTACTCTTTTTCGTGCTGTTTTTTTCTAGCAGGTCTTTCATTGCCTGCTCGCGCTCTTTGACAATGTCGCGATCGACTTCATCGGCAAGTTCCAACAGGTCCAGCTGTTCTCCGTCCGCATCGGTAAGTTTTTGCGTGATTCGCGTCAGTTTTTCTTCTTTATCGGCGACAATGTCAGCCGGTCGGCATAGTTCCATTCGCCCTGACTGCCACAAAAAGTCCAGCAATAATAAATCTTTTTTGTTCGGCGCCGGACGCGTTCCCCGTCCCACCATTTGCACGTAAAGGCTTCGGATCTTAGTTGGCCGCAAAATGACAATGCAATCCACGGCCGGACAGTCCCAACCTTCCGTCAATAACATAGCGTTACAAAGTACGGAATATTTACCGCGTTCAAAATCACGGATAATCTCCGCACGGTCAGCCGATTCGCCGTTCACTTCCGCCGCGGCTATGCCGATATCCTGCAACGCTTTTACCATCTTTCGACTTGTTTCAATGAGTGGCAAAAACATGACTATTTTGCGGTCAGAAGAAAGCGGTTTGACTTCTCGCGCAATCTCCGACAAATACGGTTCAATCGCGTGCCCGCTATCGCCGGCCGCATAATCGCCGCCGGATCTGCCAACTTGACTGATGTCAATTTTTAGCGGTATCTGTTTCGCGATAATCGGCACGAGATAACCTTGATTAATCGCCGTAATGGTCGAATATTCAAAGGCTAACGAATCAAATATTTCACCCAGTTTCTTTTTGTCGCCGCGATCCGGTGTCGCCGTTACGCCTAAATATTTCGCTTGGAAATAGTCAATAATACGTCGATATGTGGGACTTAGCGCATGATGCGCTTCATCAATAATAACCGTGTCGAAATGGTCATGCTCAAAGGCTTGTAAACGGCTTTCTCTTGATAGAGTCTGCACGCTTGCAATAGTGATCGGCGCCATACTGTGAAGGCTCGTTTGCGTGCCTTTTTCAAGCGCCGTCATGCACCCTGTCAGCGTTTCAATCTTTTCCGCCGCTTGGTTCAATAATTCTTCACGATGCGCAAGTACCAGCACCCGCTTGCCGGCTGCTACAATGCGCCGTACAATTTCGGAAAAGATGACGGTTTTGCCCGTTCCGGTCGGGCAAACGAGCAACGTTTTCGGTCGCCCGTTCGCCCACTCCGCGAACACCGCTTTCACCGCTTGTTCTTGGTAGTCGCGTAGTTGCATAATCAGAACGGCGGGTTCGTGTTATCGGCGGCCGCCTTAACGAACGCCAATAATTCCTTGTCGTTCGGCGCGAGATAGCGGGTAATCTCATTGCGCCACCGTGTTTGTCCGTCACGGTTTGTGTATGCTTTTTTCTCTACCTTCACATAGCCGCTTTTACCAATCGCGCCGTCAAAGTCAATGCGCGCCCGTTCGTTTTCTTTCTTCATGCCGAGTGATAAAAAGAATTGCCCGATTTTCCACTCTAAATCGTTACGTAATACGAGATTATCGAAGGCGCGCACGTTGCGTTGCCCGTCGGATAATTCGAGCGTTAATTTCGCCATGTTACATGGCGGAAATTTCTCATTGCCGCGCGTCCGCGTCTTTTCGTATTCTTTGACGGTAAACATGTAAATGCCGTTTTCAAACGGATCAAAATTATTACTGTCTTGGGTGATTTCATCTCCCCAACCTAATTCACGCACTTGTTGTTCTCCGTTCGGTGTGTTGGCGAATTGTTTCCAGTTGGCTGCTTGTTCCATTTGTTATTCTCCTTTAGTTTCTTTAATGACGGACACAACGCTGTCCCAATTTTTAATCAAGTTGTTTTCTATAAATTCGGTCGGGTACATTTCCAACCGTTTTGATGCCGGATAATATCCTGCTTTTTCAACGGCCGCACGTACCTGTTTATCAGTTACATCTGCGTCGATCATCAGCTTTACCAGCCGCGGGTCGATTTCCCGCTTAAATCGGTTCGGAATAATGTTCTCCAGCGGTTCATACGAAAGCGGGAAAGACGGCGGTAAATCGTGCCGATTTTTCGCGTCATAGGCAGGTGTGTGCGTGGTATACACGGTTCGTTTCCCGCCGGTCGCTCTGTACTTTTCCGTACCGTTCACGTTGTACACTTTTGTTTCATAGTTGATGAATAAAAGCATGTCCGCCCACTCTTTGATGATCGGCGCCGTTTGTGATGCCGTCCGTTTACCTAATTTCAATTCGTAACGGTCATACGCGCCCGCTTCTCCCGGCTGCTCGAATTTACGAATTTGCGCGTGTGCCGTCAGAACTACATTCAAGCCGGCCGCGATAATCTCGTTTAACGACTTAATAAATTGCTCAAATTCTTCCCGGACATAGGTGTAGCCGGTACCGTAGCCAAACGATTCAATGTTGGTCTTATCGT
This window contains:
- a CDS encoding PriCT-2 domain-containing protein; the protein is MNRDILKALDCIDPAALDYQDWLNVGMALKLEGYPVHIWEDWSRADTARFHEGECTRKWAGFNGNATPVTAGTVFMLAKQHGWKPAAKDVHELAWDAEITQDYKIIQTEWLEGRELVEPSTWDPAQQLITYLETLFEADEHVGYVSESYHAKNGRYLPSMGFWDRTAGQLIESLRRSPDDITDTIGTYNTEAGAWIRFNPLDGQGCKNANVT
- a CDS encoding DEAD/DEAH box helicase, whose translation is MQLRDYQEQAVKAVFAEWANGRPKTLLVCPTGTGKTVIFSEIVRRIVAAGKRVLVLAHREELLNQAAEKIETLTGCMTALEKGTQTSLHSMAPITIASVQTLSRESRLQAFEHDHFDTVIIDEAHHALSPTYRRIIDYFQAKYLGVTATPDRGDKKKLGEIFDSLAFEYSTITAINQGYLVPIIAKQIPLKIDISQVGRSGGDYAAGDSGHAIEPYLSEIAREVKPLSSDRKIVMFLPLIETSRKMVKALQDIGIAAAEVNGESADRAEIIRDFERGKYSVLCNAMLLTEGWDCPAVDCIVILRPTKIRSLYVQMVGRGTRPAPNKKDLLLLDFLWQSGRMELCRPADIVADKEEKLTRITQKLTDADGEQLDLLELADEVDRDIVKEREQAMKDLLEKNSTKKSKTVNVMQFEFSIGGGMLLDYEPDFAWEREPVTEKQAQTLRKLGVDPEGISCKGAASVVLNRLFKRMDAGLATPLQIRTLERYGMEDVGDWTKDQATKAIGFIAQNKWKMSATVRERIRGIRS
- a CDS encoding DUF669 domain-containing protein, which encodes MEQAANWKQFANTPNGEQQVRELGWGDEITQDSNNFDPFENGIYMFTVKEYEKTRTRGNEKFPPCNMAKLTLELSDGQRNVRAFDNLVLRNDLEWKIGQFFLSLGMKKENERARIDFDGAIGKSGYVKVEKKAYTNRDGQTRWRNEITRYLAPNDKELLAFVKAAADNTNPPF
- a CDS encoding ATP-binding protein, with the protein product MSFQITRGKQERAQRIVIYGIEGIGKSTLASQFPAPLFIDTEGGTAHMDVARLPVPQTWEELKEMIARIPKDPAVDDFGTIVIDTVDWAEMLCIEYVCKKHDKTNIESFGYGTGYTYVREEFEQFIKSLNEIIAAGLNVVLTAHAQIRKFEQPGEAGAYDRYELKLGKRTASQTAPIIKEWADMLLFINYETKVYNVNGTEKYRATGGKRTVYTTHTPAYDAKNRHDLPPSFPLSYEPLENIIPNRFKREIDPRLVKLMIDADVTDKQVRAAVEKAGYYPASKRLEMYPTEFIENNLIKNWDSVVSVIKETKGE